In the Caenorhabditis elegans chromosome X genome, one interval contains:
- the F13D11.4 gene encoding NAD-dependent epimerase/dehydratase domain-containing protein (Confirmed by transcript evidence), with amino-acid sequence MNNNETKVLVTGASGFIGTHCVEILLKNGYRVRGTVRDLNNKAKVQPIKKLDKKNHLELVEADLLDSTCWKKAVAGCDYVLHVASPFPIVSDERCITTAVEGTMNVLKAIAEDGNVRKLVLTSSCAAVNEGYTQDRVFDEDSWSNLESDMVDCYIKSKTLAEKAAWDFIERLPEDKKFPMTVINPTLVFGPAYITEQGASITLMRKFMNGEMPAAPPLNMPIVDVRDVALAHFEAMRRPESDNERILVTNVPSMWFIDIARILREEFKGKGYWIPRFTAPYFFVRLYALFDPETKASLPRLCQEVKFDNSKAQRLLGMTMRDSKEALIDMAHSLIDLGIIERK; translated from the exons ATGAACAATAACGAGACAA aagttttggTGACTGGTGCATCCGGATTCATTGGAACACACTGTGTTGAGATTCTTCTTAAAAATGGGTACAGAGTCCGCGGTACTGTTCGTGATCTGAATAACAAAGCCAAG GTACAACCAATCAAAAAACTCGACAAGAAGAACCACTTGGAGCTTGTCGAAGCTGATCTTTTAGATTCAACGTGCTGGAAGAA agcTGTCGCCGGTTGTGATTATGTTCTACATGTAGCTTCTCCATTTCCGATTGTGTCAGACGAGCGTTGTATTACTACCGCAGTGGAG GGTACAATGAACGTTTTGAAAGCAATTGCTGAGGATGGAAATGTGAGGAAACTTGTGCTCACTAGCAGTTGTGCAGCCGTGAATG aagggTATACGCAAGATCGAGTGTTCGATGAAGACTCATGGTCGAACTTGGAGAGTGACATGGTCGACTGTTATATCAAAAGCAAGACGTTGGCTGAAAAAGCTGCATGGGATTTTATCGAGAGACTTCCAGAAgacaaaaa atttccaatGACTGTTATCAATCCAACGCTAGTATTCGGCCCAGCTTACATTACCGAGCAAGGAGCAAGTATTACT CTGATGCGAAAATTCATGAATGGAGAAATGCCAGCTGCACCGCCACTCAACATGCCTATCGTCGATGTGCGTGATGTCGCGCTAGCTCACTTTGAAGCCATGCGACGACCCGAATCAGATAACGAACGAATTTTG GTTACAAATGTTCCGTCCATGTGGTTTATTGACATCGCAAGAATATTACGGGAAGAGTTCAAAGGAAAAG GTTACTGGATCCCCAGATTTACAGCTCCATACTTTTTTGTGAGACTCTATGCACTCTTTGATCCTGAAACAAAAGCAAGTCTTCCTCGTCTATGCCAAGAAGTCAAGTTTGATAACTCAAAg GCTCAACGTTTGCTGGGAATGACCATGCGCGATAGCAAGGAGGCTCTTATCGATATGGCTCACTCGCTTATCGATTTAGGCATAATTGAGAGGAAATAA
- the dct-11 gene encoding DAF-16/FOXO Controlled, germline Tumor affecting (Product from WormBase gene class dct;~Confirmed by transcript evidence): MLTLNSLPSLLLYSSSRQSLTKRMAITRSGLFTLETSNPRFFTCCSRLHVKVALALVIAFMAFIELTEWYFYIFVDRVGETADAGQAIISVWQLVSIICMILAFITEKEDLLIPYILFMIFVVTSFSFWAMQILVIAVFPYSERAQHLLGFRDEMGFVMREKITLTVLSVFTTITTITGWFLHVGLSCYVYFQSRNRELKVKNSARVDRPPMVAPLAPEAQPKTRNDNFPNPNFSISDDEDVDEDEDKVFEKKAGPSMV; encoded by the exons ATGCTCACTCTCAATTCACTCCCATCGCTATTGCTCTATAGTTCTAGCCGGCAAAGTCTGACGAAAAGAATGGCTATAACGAGGTCTGGATTATTCACTCTAGAGACGTCGAATCCGCGATTTTTCACTTGCTGCTCAAGGCTCCATGTGAAG gttgcTCTAGCATTAGTCATAGCTTTCATGGCTTTTATCGAGCTTACGGAATggtatttttacattttcgtTGACCGAGTGGGAGAGACTGCAGACGCAGGACAAGCAATAATTTCG GTTTGGCAGCTTGTATCGATCATTTGTATGATACTTGCATTCATCACGGAAAAAGAAGATTTATTGATTCCATATATACTTTTTATG atatttgtGGTAACGAGCTTTTCCTTTTGGGCAATGCAAATTCTGGTGATCGCAGTGTTTCCCTACTCAGAAAGAGCCCAACACCTTTTGGGATTCCGCGATGAGATGGGTTTTGTTATGAGAGAGAAAATTA cacTAACAGTTCTATCTGTTTTCACTACAATCACAACAATCACTGGATGGTTTCTTCATGTGGGACTTTCCTGCTATGTTTATTTCCAGAGCAGGAATCGTGAACTGAAAGTCAAAAATTCTGCCAGAGTAGAT AGACCACCGATGGTTGCACCATTGGCACCGGAAGCTCAACCGAAAACTCGTAATGATAATTTCCCCaacccgaatttttcaatttccgacgATGAGGATGTTGATGAGGATGAGGATAAAGTATTTGAAAAGAAGGCTGGCCCGAGCATGgtttaa
- the puf-9 gene encoding PUM-HD domain-containing protein (Confirmed by transcript evidence), producing MADPNWAYAPPTNYYADHSIAKPIMISGGHPSQDQGHSPKSESFGQSVTTAFNGMVDNLVGSPSSSVQQRNYFTTTPFPISRSPNDRNDDKIMGNGSYGVPIPIPQDGVPQGTPDFQMTPFLQQGGHLIGGSPNGPVQVSGNWYSGGAGIFSTMQQADPSNGMPGMAAEFVNNENGMPGPNGMHQQAMISGSPPFPYQNMMNLTTSFGAMGLGPQQIQQRDPQMFQQPILHEPIQGMAQNGFGQQVFFTQMQNQQHPQGQAQQQLQQLAQQHQQQQNSQQFFGQGPNGMGNGGVMNDWSQRSFGMPQQQAQQNGLPPNFSQNPPRRRGPEDPNGQTPKTLQDIKNNVIEFAKDQHGSRFIQQKLERASLRDKAAIFTPVLENAEELMTDVFGNYVIQKFFEFGNNEQRNQLVGTIRGNVMKLALQMYGCRVIQKALEYVEEKYQHEILGEMEGQVLKCVKDQNGNHVIQKVIERVEPERLQFIIDAFTKNNSDNVYTLSVHPYGCRVIQRVLEYCNEEQKQPVLDALQIHLKQLVLDQYGNYVIQHVIEHGSPSDKEQIVQDVISDDLLKFAQHKFASNVIEKCLTFGGHAERNLIIDKVCGDPNDPSPPLLQMMKDPFANYVVQKMLDVADPQHRKKITLTIKPHIATLRKYNFGKHILLKLEKYFAKQAPANSSNSSSNDQIYEHSPFDIPLGADFSNHPF from the exons ATGGCTGATCCAAATTGGGCATATGCACCCCCAACAAATTATTATgcag accattCAATAGCAAAGCCGATTATGATATCCGGCGGCCACCCATCTCAAGATCAGGGCCATTCACCGAAGTCGGAATCATTCGGACAATCAGTTACTACTGCTTTTAATGGAATGGTTGATAATCTTGTCGGTTCCCCATCTTCGTCTGTTCAACAACGAAACTAT TTCACCACAACACCGTTCCCTATATCCCGATCACCAAACGATCGAAA TGACGACAAAATCATGGGCAATGGAAGTTACGGTGTCCCGATTCCAATTCCACAAGACGGAGTGCCGCAGGGCACACCCGATTTCCAAATGACACCATTCTTGCAACAAGGAGGCCATTTAATTGGTGGAAGTCCGAATGGTCCTGTTCAGGTCTCGGGAAATTGGTATTCTGGAGGTGCTGGCATATTTTCAACAATGCAACAGGCCGACCCGTCGAATGGAATGCCTGGCATGGCAGCCGAATTCGTGAACAATGAGAACGGAATGCCTGGGCCAAATGGAATGCACCAACAGGCAATGATTTCTGGATCCCCTCCGTTTCCATATCAAAATATGATGAATTTAACGACGAGTTTTGGAGCTATGGGACTTGGACCGCAACAAATTCAGCAGAGGGATCCCCAAATGTTCCAACAACCCATTCTTCATG AACCAATTCAAGGAATGGCTCAAAACGGATTTGGCCAGCAAGTCTTTTTCACTCAAATGCAGAATCAGCAACATCCACAAGGACAAGCGCAACAACAACTGCAACAACTTGCCCAACAGCATCAGCAGCAACAAAATAGTCAGCAATTCTTTGGGCAAGGACCCAATGGAATGGGTAACGGTGGAGTCATGAATGACTGGAGTCAACGGAGCTTTGGAATGCCACAACAGCAAGCACAACAAAATGGTCTTCCGCCCAACTTCTCCCAGAATCCTCCACGACGACGTGGCCCAGAAGATCCGAATGGTCAAACCCCAAAAACTCTccaagatatcaaaaataacGTGATTGAGTTTGCCAAGGATCAGCATGGCTCACGTTTCATTCAGCAAAAGCTTGAGCGTGCTTCTCTTCGTGACAAAGCCGCCATATTCACACCAGTACTGGAGAACGCAGAGGAGCTCATGACGGACGTTTTTGGAAACTACGTTATCCAA aaattcttcGAATTTGGTAACAATGAGCAGCGCAACCAGTTGGTTGGTACAATTCGTGGAAATGTGATGAAGCTCGCGTTGCAAATGTACGGCTGTCGAGTGATTCAAAAAGCGTTGGAATACGTTGAAGAAAAGTACCAGCACGAGATTCTCGGCGAAATGGAAGGACAAGTGTTGAAATGTGTCAAGGATCAGAACGGCAATCACgttattcaaaaagtgataGAACGTGTTGAGCCGGAACGCCTTCAGTTTATTATTGACGCATTCACGAAGAATAATAGTGACAAT gTCTATACACTATCCGTTCATCCATACGGTTGTCGTGTTATTCAACGTGTTCTCGAATATTGCAATGAAGAGCAGAAGCAGCCAGTGTTAGACGCTCTTCAGATTCATTTGAAACAACTTGTTCTTGATCAATACGGAAACTATGTCATCCAACATGTCATTGAACATGGAAGTCCCAGCGACAAGGAACAAATCGTGCAAGACGTGATTTCGGATGATTTGCTCAAATTCGCTCAACACAAATTTGCTTCAAATGTTATTGAGAAATGTCTCACGTTCGGAGGACATGCAGAAAGAAACCTGATAATTGACAAAGTTTGTGGAGACCCGAATGA CCCATCACCACCACTACTACAAATGATGAAGGATCCATTCGCCAACTACGTTGTCCAGAAGATGCTTGACGTTGCCGATCCACAACACCGAAAGAAGATCACGCTGACTATCAAGCCCCACATTGCAACTCTGCGCAAGTACAACTTTGGAAAGCACATCCTGC tgaaactCGAGAAGTACTTTGCAAAGCAAGCGCCCGCCAACTCTTCCAACTCATCTTCCAACGACCAAATCTACGAGCACAGCCCGTTCGACATCCCACTCGGAGCTGATTTTAGTAATCACCCGTTTTAA
- the atat-2 gene encoding Alpha-tubulin N-acetyltransferase 2 (Confirmed by transcript evidence) translates to MEIAFDLSTIFTDNIQRLTRTDLLKYGPKRYWAVAQSIDCLGEMSSKFHGWKRVITMYDKIVDHDEEQTTYIMWEKVNGSKSILKGLLRVGYKTLYLTDNEQNQYMEKAMCILDFFVVPTEQRSGNGFKMFDEMLKAENVTVDQCAFDKPSAALQQFLEKYYDRKDLVWQSNKYALCSNFFIGRHPTVPFTPRQTKRASRASSAVSSHASSRNTSPIGRNRPRHDSVADLMRQDMLAGVRAEVDPNSPTGLKNARDFGHRRIW, encoded by the exons ATGGAGATCGCATTCGATTTGTCAACAATTTTTACGGATAACATTCAACGTCTCACTCGAACTGACCTATTGAAGTATGGACCAAAACGATATTGGGCTGTGGCTCAAAGTATAGATTGCCTGGGTGAAATGTCATCAAAG ttccaCGGATGGAAGAGAGTCATCACAATGTATGACAAGATCGTTGACCATGACGAGGAGCAGACGACCTACATTATGTGGGAGAAAGTTAATGG AAGCAAAAGTATACTCAAAGGGTTGCTTCGAGTTGGATATAAAACGCTTTATCTGACAGATAATGAACAAAATCAGTACATGGAAAAAGCAATGTGCATTTTGGACTTTTTCGTTGTGCCCACCGAACAACGCTCCGGAAATggattcaaaatgtttgatgaAATGTTaaaa GCTGAAAACGTAACAGTAGACCAATGCGCATTCGACAAACCATCAGCTGCTCTCCaacaatttctagaaaaatattatgataGAAAAGATTTGG TATGGCAATCAAACAAATATGCattatgttcaaattttttcattggacGTCACCCAACTGTTCCATTCACCCCTCGCCAGACAAAACGAGCGTCTCGAGCCAGTTCAGCTGTGTCCAGTCATGCATCCAGCCGTAACACCTCCCCAATTGGG cgCAATCGCCCCCGTCACGACTCGGTTGCTGATTTGATGCGCCAGGATATGTTAGCCGGAGTGCGTGCTGAAGTAGACCCAAATAGTCCAACAGGCTTGAAAAATGCTCGAGATTTTGGACATCGCCGGATTTGGTGA